In Pyrodictium occultum, the genomic window TCGGCGTAGGAGACGAGGCCGTACCGGGAGACCAGCCCGTAGGTCGGCTTCAGCCCGTAAACCCCCGTCCAGGCCGCGGGCATCCTTATGCTCCCGCCGGTGTCGCTCCCGAGCCCCAGCGTAGCCATGCCGGCTGCGAGCGCCACGGCGGTGCCACTGCTGCTCCCCCCGGGCACCCTGTCAGGGTTCCAGGGGTTCCTCGCGGGGCCGTAGGCGCTGGTCTCCCCGGTGGAGCCCATGGCGAACTCGTCCATGTTGGTCTTCCCCACCACCACGGCCCCGGCCCCGCGCAGCCTCTCCACCACGGTGGCGTCGTAGACTGCTATGTACTTCTCGAGCATCCTGGAGCCGCAGGTAACCGGGAGCCCGCTGACATGGATGTTGTCCTTGACCGCTACCAGGAGCCCCGCCAGGGGGAGGCCTCCCCTGCTCTTGGCCTCCTCCAGCCTGCTCCTAACCTCCCTCTCCACCTCCTCCCGGGGCCTCACCGTTATGTATGCGTTAAGCCTCCCGTTAAGTCTCTCAATCCTCTCGTAGACGGACGCCACGTATTCGCCCGGGTCTATCTCGCCCTCGAGGAGCTTCTCGCGGAGAAGCCAGCCCGGCAGCCGGTAGACGCCCATAACCCTGCCCCAGGGCCCGGGTGCCGCCGGGGCCCCCTTTAACCAGGGCTCCTCCCAGAGGGGCCCTGGGGCGGCGGGCTTGACGCGCCGCCAGCTAGCAGCAGCGGTGGTGGGGCTCCTGCTCTTCCTCCTAGCCATAGGCCTCCACTACGCCGCCTGGAGGGCGGCTAGGTAGCCAGAGGGCGCCTCCATGGGACTCATGATACTCGTCGCAGGGGCCGCGGGGGAGCCGTGGGAGAGCCTGGAGTGGCTCGCCGCCAGGCTCTCCGAGGCCTACACGGGGGCTGCGGCCAGGGTCCTCGAGAGGCAGGTCCCCCTGCCCCCAGGGGCCTACGACCCGGGGCGGGGCCAGTACCTCAGCGAGGCCCTGCTCGAGGAGGCGGTGAGGCTCCGCCGCGCCACGGGGGCGGACCTGCTGCTCCTCGTCGCCCGGACGGATGCCTACAGCCCCGGGCTCAACTTCGTCTTCGGCCAGGCCGTCCTCGGCGGCGGCGCGGCCGTGGTCTACACCGCCAGGCTCCGCCCCGAGTTCTACGGCCATGCGCCCGACGAGGCCCTCTACAGGCTGAGGCTGCTGAAGGAGGCGCTCCACGAGCTAGGCCACGCCCTGGGCCTCGGCCACTGCAGCAACCCCCGCTGCGTGATGAGCTTCAGCAACAGCATAGTGGAGGTCGGCGCGAAGGAGCCCAGGTACTGCAGCCGCTGCGCCGCCAGGCTGGCGGGCCTGGGGGTGGCGGTCTCGCCGGGCTACCTACTTGCAGACTAGCACGTGCACTTTGGCGCGCCGGAGCACGGCCTCAGCCGTCGTGCCCAGCTCCCTGCCCCTCTCGCCGCCGGCGCCTATGAATATGATGTTGGCGTCCAGCCTGGCCGCCTCGCCTAGTATCGCCCGCGAAGGCTTACCCTTGGCTACCATGGCCTCCACCTCCCCCGCTCCCCGCGAGCGGGCCCTCTCGGCCAGCTCCTCGAGCCTCCTGCGGGCCTCCTCCTCGTCCTCGCCCTCCTCGAGCACGTGGAGCAGGACCAGCCTAGCCCCCGTCCTCGAGGCGGCCTCCACGGCCCTGCATAGGACCGGCTCGTCGCCCTCGTCCAGGGCCAGGGCGGCGAGGAGGGGGCCGCCCCAGGGGTCGCCGGGGGCCTGGAGGCTCCTCTCCCCCTCGGCCCTGACGTAGGGCTTGGAGACCAGGACGCTCCGGTCGGCTATCTGGGCCACCTCCTCGCTCGTGCTGCCTAGGAGGATGCGGCGGAGCCAGCCCTGGCCCCGCTCGGCCACCACTATGTAGTCGGCGCCGAGCCTCGCCGCCTCCTCGGCCAGCACCACAGCGGGCACACCGGCCACGGGCCTGAGGATTTCGACCTCGAAGCCCCGGCTCCTCAGCTCGGCCGCGTAGGCCTTAAGCCTCTCCAAGGCCTCCTGCCTCAACTCCTCCTCCAGCCTGTCCACGGGGTAGCCGGCGGCGACGTGCTCGACCTCCTCCAGGGGTATGGCGTGGACGAGGGTGAGCACTCTCGTGCCCACCCTCTGGAGGCTCGGGAGCCAGGAGACGAGGAGATCCGATACCCTGGATAGGTCTAATCCCACCAGCGCGTGCCTGTAGCTGCAGCCGCTGGGCTCCACAGCGCGGCCCCCGGGGAGGCTAGACGGCTCTCGAACCGGCAATTAAACCAGGGGCCTCGGCACCTTGCCCAGTCGCCACAGCCCCTCCCCTCTAGGGGGCTGCCGCGCCGGGGTGTGGAGGTGCCTCCTCACGGGCCCCGTGGGGTGGCCTCCGGGAGGCTCCACCGGCCTATACTGCTCACCCCTCGGGGCCAGCGGGCCCAGAGCGGAGGAGAGAAATAGTTCAGGGGCCTGCGGTTAAACAGTATGGATTGTGCGGCTTCTGGTGATGGCCGGTGGGCGAGAGGGCTCTCGCAGCCACGGTCTTCGTGATAGGCCTCATCCTAGCCCTTGCAGCCCTGCCGCTCGGCGCGACGAAGTACGCGGCGGTGGCGTACGTGCTGGACATTATAGCCTTCACCTTCGGCGGCTTCATCGCAGGCCTCAAGTGGGGCAGGATCACGACGACGCTGGGCGCGGTGCTGCTGGTAGTGTCGATACTGGTGTTCCTGGCGCTGCCGGGCTACTACTACATGCACTAGCCCCTCGGGC contains:
- a CDS encoding universal stress protein — translated: MPVREPSSLPGGRAVEPSGCSYRHALVGLDLSRVSDLLVSWLPSLQRVGTRVLTLVHAIPLEEVEHVAAGYPVDRLEEELRQEALERLKAYAAELRSRGFEVEILRPVAGVPAVVLAEEAARLGADYIVVAERGQGWLRRILLGSTSEEVAQIADRSVLVSKPYVRAEGERSLQAPGDPWGGPLLAALALDEGDEPVLCRAVEAASRTGARLVLLHVLEEGEDEEEARRRLEELAERARSRGAGEVEAMVAKGKPSRAILGEAARLDANIIFIGAGGERGRELGTTAEAVLRRAKVHVLVCK
- a CDS encoding archaemetzincin family Zn-dependent metalloprotease — its product is MGLMILVAGAAGEPWESLEWLAARLSEAYTGAAARVLERQVPLPPGAYDPGRGQYLSEALLEEAVRLRRATGADLLLLVARTDAYSPGLNFVFGQAVLGGGAAVVYTARLRPEFYGHAPDEALYRLRLLKEALHELGHALGLGHCSNPRCVMSFSNSIVEVGAKEPRYCSRCAARLAGLGVAVSPGYLLAD